Part of the Nicotiana sylvestris chromosome 2, ASM39365v2, whole genome shotgun sequence genome, AAGTCACAGAAACAGCTTCAGAATTGCAAGCTTTGAAAAaatgccctacaggcttgcctacgCGGAACACTGATAACTACATCTTATAGTGAAACAAGGCGAGTTTTAAGACAGacttttaatacctataggcatgttgtctaatgATAAAATGAGGCAGTTTTGAAAGAACCTTTTTCAGGAAATATACCACTTAATTGAACTGATTCAGAAGTAAACTAAACGTGAACCGGATTgagttatttaaactaaacttaggTGAGATCCATAGGCAagatttgatattgttccctataggtatgatatctaagtttaatactgattttaaagacttGCAGGCATAGAAACACacataaacacttgttataaTAGAATCCGGGTTAAATCccataggcatggcatctatttgTTAGATTGATTTTAAGACCagaagacatgatttctattacagaattatttgaaacctataggcatgatttctaacatggtgagATAAACGTGACAAGatgtaaagtcctataagcatgatttctacttggtaaggcAATCAGATTAGaatgtaaagtcctataagcatgatttctacttggtaaggcAATCAAATTAGAGtgtaaagtcctataagcatgatttctacctgtattaccccataaatatgtagctacccatccctttcactaaTTTCGCCAATATTTAtatacaagttattacagaccatatgaataaattacataagtaaataagaaaagaagaagttattttatagggagccttcaattaggcccaggtttccaaagcctccaatagcctcaaatgcttTAATTCCATAGACAAAATCATAGTTTAGATGCATCAAAGtttcctaaggatctcaaggatcccgggtagtgcttacacctaAACTTGGTAAACAAAAgtgaataagtgcagtgtggaaaggccagcctcagtatgccagagttcagagggttctcaaggatccaaaggcagtacacatactggagggggcagaacttattgacttaggagtagagtgaaagtgcttaACACAAGTTGAAATGTTTTAATGGAAAAACTGTATTaaaaggaagtttgtttgaaaataatttattaaATAACAATAGAGACAGTttgaaaagagattggagtagtgAACAACAGTACAACACCTTTAAGACAGGTTCATACATAGCCAGGAGTCATAAAACCAAAACAAGTTTAGTAGTCACAAACATGGGTCAAGCTAGGATTTAGGGATACATAGAACAGTTGATTGCAACAAGCAAAAGTCTTGGGAATTGGTACAAACATGCTCAGAAACAGCTGACTAGACATAGTCACAGAACCAGACATGAAGAACAAACTTACATacaggggtgatagggatttggggattcgTGGACCACATgatggtaagcacataacaggtagagataattggtatagacatgctcagaaacaacaTAGAGGGTTAATACACTGATCCTAAAGAAGGGATgtacataacatgctaataacatatcaactacaagtttcatagcaaaaccatagatagaagcaaactagaaacagaatgaactgaagcaataaaagaatcatattgttgttggaactttgaactgaaactagaacataccagtaaagaagacagtaaGCAAAGTGAAAGAGCATGAaaacacaatggttagccttaGCTTGCAGCCAGCTAACTTAgagcagtagcaagtagcacaaaaaggGAGCAGAAAGTTTTAAgtataagagagagagagagagagagagtttttaaccaagagtgttcgtgttgtgttaatgaaagagagtgaatatatatagtttgaaagcaggtagcaaataaggtaaaaatcaaaatttattagTAATTGctgaactcagaatcaatcagtcatgaaatcaaggtaagtactccctttaattaaCGGAATTaactcaaacggtaagaacaagtgataaataaggaaagaattcagTGTATGACTAATAAATAAAGATTCAACTttagtaagtatagggtaaacaattagggctaagttcaaaAAACTCCCATTAAGGAAACAGTTCaataagaataaagtaccacagcAAACAAGGTAGGTGAATCAGTTAATTTGAACAGACGAGGtagaaatttagggtttaaaggaagatctttcaatcaaaccataaaataaGGAATCCGGAATCAATCAAGAGGATGTCATGATTCAGTactcagcatataaataaagtaagaacaaCCAAATATGCaggttaaacagtatcgatagaaagaggcaagtcttgaacaatcaagatgaacataatcACATAGAGGTGGTATGAGTTAGGCTAAGAACTCAGTAAGAGCATATTCAAGGCAAGGTAACCACAAAAACTTAaacaagaatcgagtagtcatgctaacacacagaatcaaacaaagaaaatctggaaaaaattagggcttttaacataggcgagttgaaaaaacagtaaaatcatagaatcagttgAATTATGCAAGAATataagtttaaacataaagaatcagtttaaacaaggttttagaagaagttccaaaaatcttaattttagaagaaggtgaaaacaacttgaaatcgacGATTCTAGTAAAAGAGATtcaagaacagtgtaaaacatcaaaggaacaaactcaaattatttaaaaatcgtacagatctaggagatgtaagcaaaaattagggtttcaaaagaaacccaagtagagatgaaaAAACATGTTTAGAAACCTAAAGAACGTAACAAATAtagtgtgattttgctcgaaatcacaccggATTAGCCAAGAACAGCCAAAAAGcaaaccctagatacaagtcggcatggcctaaggcccttgaaggcctcagagaagatgaacatggaaatagaggagccattggaggcttaggagttaaagggagatcaccggagaagaccggagaagaagGTAGGAGGTTGAAAGAAGCTAGGGTTAGGTTGGGTGGTTGGgagaagagaggagatgagagaatacagtgGCGGTGGTCTCTGAGTTATGGTCTAggcttaggggtcgtttgggataAAAAAAGGAAGGAACGTATAAGGGCtattgatctaaaagatcaacgaccaagatttgACGGGTCCTGTGTCAGGTAGGCGGGTTTAGGGTCTAGGTCGGGTAGTTTGGTGAGAAATTGGGCTGGGTTGGGTTtaatttaggctacaattgaaatgtaaatctggctatattttaaatagccaattttcaccatataatttataataaataataaattatttttggaaaataattttatgtaccaaaatggttcaaaatagatatttaatattataaaatatagGAGATCAATTTGACGCATATAAAGGTAATTATATACTAAtggggctaatattgtaattatatacaattttgctttaaaaatacaaaaatgcaattataaaaatgcataaaaaatattttaaccatattttcGTATAAATATAGAcattaaatgactaaattatcACAACAATAATTTAGGGGATAAtttttggggattttatgaataaaagggaaggaaataaatcagtttaaatccttaaaattatgggaaaaattataaaaaccttgtgcatgcttatatatgcatatatattctattttgaaggtattcatgcatatataaaaaatataggaaaaattgggtatcaacaacagtGCTTACTCTCATGCAAGAAAGGGAGACGatgattagtctcatgcaatgaaaggcaatgcttagccagATGCAATTGAGGAGGCATGGTTTATCCTCATGCAAGAAGAAGAGAaaatgcttagtctcgatgcaaTGAAAGGGAGTGCTTAAACTGATGCAattgaggaggcagggcttagccttatgcaagaagaggagataatgcttagtctcgatgcaaggaaatgtagtgcttagccttatgtaatgaAAGTCAATGCTTAGCCTGATGCAATTgaggaggcatggcttagcctcatgcaagaagaggagacaattcttagtctcatgcaatgaaaggcaatgcttagccttatgcaattgaggaggcaTGGCTTATcatcatgcaagaagaggagacaatgttTATTCTCATGCAATGAAagtcaatgcttagccttatgcaaagaaaAGATAATGAGTGATAGCAGCGTATTTCTTATCTGGAGATATGTTTGTGTTTGGTAATTTCGTCGTTAGGAAGATAGTGATTTTGATATATGTGTATTTCTGAATACTCCTGTTATGTTCATTgtgcctgtatccaaagaaaaGTCATGAGTTCTGCGGGGAAGATTAGTTCGTGCCTTCGCCTGCTTGctttgctttgctttgctctggAGATCTAGTTTGAGTTACCCTAGATAACTTCTGTctgccatagaaataaagttttttcaaaaaatatgcatgcatttgataaacataGTTATTTAAAAAACATAGTAGTATACGATATCTAGTAaattagatgaaccaatgactgtgacacttTATAGACATTGCGACTTCCTTGCATTAGAATTTTGaaggtcttcctcaaaattctgccccaatttaatTAATAAGCGATTCTTCGGTCGTTCCGCATATGATGAAATTGGCTGGAcctgctccggaattttgagggtccttctcaaaattctgccctagtttctgaccatggggaaaatgaagattttattaagatgtggtcgaacccacaaggctgcctacgtatcccctcttaaactggaatcaggtcaagcgcagttcagttacatcagataaagaaatgtaaacaatcctaaacatagtatcttttgattgTGTTTGAGTTGATTGGTTTCAGccaaatttctccgtccatttctgtatGTATGAGTGGTCCTCCTGTTAGTATTCTGTGCGGGAAGATCCGcttcagcaccagctgccccggtgtgaactgtctaggTCTGACCCTTTTGTAGAAAGCTatggacattctgttttgataaagTTGACCGTGGCATACCACATTCAATCTTTTCCCGTCAATAAGAGCTAATTGTTCGTAGCAATTTCTTATACATTCTGCATCACTAAGTTCTGCTTCTTGTATAATTCTCAGAGAGGGAATTTCGACTTCGGCGGGAATGACAACTTCAGTACCGTAAACCAACATTTAGGGAGTTGGTCCGATTGATGTGCGAACTTTGGTATGATACCCTAATaaggcaaatggtaatttctcgtgccattgcttgtgattgtctaccattttccttagaattttcttgatgttcttgttggcggcttccatggctccattcatttgaggtctgtatgCTGTGTAATTCTTATGCTTGATCgtaaaggtttcacacatagctttcattaaATCGCTATTGAGGTTGGTGGCGTTGTCAGTGATGATGGATTCTGGtaccccgaatcggcaaacaatacgatccctgacaaaatctacaacaactttcttggttacagccttgtaagatgcagcctcaacccattttgtgaagtaatctaTGGCCACTAAactgaacctgtgcccgtttgaagcggcgggctcgatcggaccgatgacatccattccccaagtggcaaaaggccaaggtgcacttgttgcattgagtttaTTTGGTGGTACCTGTACCATATCTGTTGTACTTGACACTAGTGAGACTTTTGGACATACCTGATGCAGTCTGTTTCAGCATATATCTCTTCGAGTAGTTTGGAAACTTCCTTGGCGTCAACGCACCGTAATAATCCCAGGTCTGAAGTCCTTCTGTATAGATTCCTCTATTGTGGAAGAAATAATAGGATAATCTtcaaagtgtgcatttctgagtatggtttccatgctccgggtattctccttttgccaagtattcatagatatcatgaaaccacgggttcccatctgcttcttcttcaacatgagtgcaataagctggctgattatggattcttACTGGAATAGGGTCGATGAACTTCTTGTCCGGATGCTGTATCATGGAAGACAAAGTAGCTAGTGCGTCTGTGAACTCGTTCTAGATTCTCGGAatatgtttgaattctatctttgtgaacctcttcatcaACTTTTGCACGTCAGTGTTTTTAGGGGCATTTATGGGGTGAGTCCCGGGGCACGAATCGGGGCGGGGCGCACATAAAATGCATCTGGGCGTTAGTGAGAGGCCCAGATCCTTTGGGCGTACGCCCCAAGAGAAGAGGCACATGCTTAGGCGCAAGACGCGCTTTAGAACCAAGACCCACGCATGATGGAACTTAACCAATTGAAGTATAATTTTGACAATTGCCCTTATATTTTTTAAACCCTTTTTCGTTTTACCCCAAATATGTCCCCACCGTATTAAAAAAAGCCCTAACCTTATTCAACAGTGAATAATCGTCCACACTCCATAGTTATAATCCATATATGATAGAACCTTGAGCTTTCTCCTCAACTGCTGGAGCTTTTTACTTCACTAATCACTCTAACTCCGAAAATTATAACAGATGTCTTTTGCTACGTTTGGTTTTTGTTTCTTGTTGTTGCTATATTTTAAAAATTTCTGCATTTTGTATGTTTATTGTGTGATTATCAACATGCACTTGTAGTTTCTGACTTTCTTCTTGAAAATAGTAACGAATTGTTAAGGAAAGGACAAAGGAACTATTGTCAAGCTTAATTTTTTCCCTTTTAACTAATGCgtatgtttatttctactttttaCAGAATCTTCAACTTAATATGGACTCTTGTATAAAAGATCAATCCTATTTAGTCAATATATCTTATAGAAAGATTGATTTGCCTCACCAGAAGAAGCTATATGAAAATACTAAAACCAACgagttaaaattattttttcccTTTCTTTAGAAGTAATAAATTTAAGTGTTTGATGgataattaaaaaatatagaCTATAGAGTAGTAAGTTATTAACTATAACTTTTTCATTACTAAAAATTGCAAGTAACTATAAACTTTATATTGGCAGGTCATTGTTGACAATGGATGAAGAGGGAAATACAGTGAGCAAAAAAGATTTTGCTTGGAAATATACAATCATGAATCCAGATGAAAACTTCTTTTGATGCAAGTTTTGTAATCAATGATGTAGTGGAACCATCAACAGACTGAAGCAACACTTAGCAGGCACCCATAAAGGAATAAAGCCTTGCCCTACAGTGCCAGATGAAGTGGCCAATGAATGCAAGAAAGCATTACTAAAGCTTCAAAAAGTTAAAACCTTGCAGAATGCTACTTTGGAAGAAATGCGAGCCGTTGCATCTGGAAATGGTATGGGCAATGAATCTGGTACTTCTCCAAGTAGGCCGAATTCACATCCAAAGGCAAGAGGACCAATTGATGATTATGTTAGTGCACAAACAAGTCAAGCTACTTTAAACTCCAAAtggaaaaaagaagagaggaaaGAAGTTTGTCAGCGAATCGGTAGGTTTTTCTTTTCAAGTGGTATACCTTTTAATGTTGCAAATGACTCATATTATTTACCAATGTTTGAAGGAGTTGCAAATTATGGACCGAGTTTTGTGCCTCCCTCCATGCATGAATTGAGAACTTGGATATTAAAAGATGAGGTTACAAACATTAATAAGATGTTAGATGGACATAAGAAATCTTGGAAGCATTATGGTTGTTCAATTATGTCTGATAGTTGGACAGATGGAAGAAGTAGATGTTTTATTAACTTTTTGATTAATAGTCCAGCCAATACTTTCTTTTTGATATCTATTGATGCCTCTGACTCTATTAAAAGTGGTGAAATGCTTGAATTGCATTTAAATAAAATTATCGATGAAGTTAGAGAAGAAAATGTTGTTCAAATAATTACTGATAATGGTTCTAATTTTGTGAATGCTGGAAAAAGAATAATGGAAACTAGATCTCATGTTTATTGGACTCCATGTGCTGCACATTGTATTGATCTCTTGTTAGAAGATATAGGAAAGTTGACACTTCATCAAGAAACACTTAAAAAGGCAAAAGAAGCGATGAGATTTATTTATGGGCATACTTGGGTATTAGATTTGATGAGGTCATTTACAAATAATCATGAGTTACTGCGTCCTGCTGTCACTCGCTTTGCTACAGCATATCTCACGCTTCAAAGCATTCAAAAGCAAAAACAAGCCCTTAGATCTATGTTTTCTTCTAAAGCTTGGAATAAATCTACTTGGGCTAAGAAACACGAGGGGGTGAAAACAAGAGCCACAATTTTGTTTGATCAAAACTTCTGGCCTTATATTGCTTATTGTGTGAAGCGTGTTACTCCTTTAGTGAGTGTTTTGAGGGAAGTAGATTCAGAGGAAAAATCATGCATGGGATATATGTATGATTTGATGAACAGAGCTAAGGAAAAGATAGCTATAAATTGTGGATCCAACCAAATAAAGTATGGTCCCATTTGGAAGAGAATTGATGATAGATGGAATAACCAACTTCATAGTCCACTTCATGCTGCTGGATACTATTTGAATCCTCGGTTGCGATTTGATGAAAGGTTTTCTAACAATTATGAAATCAAGCAAGGTTTGTTCCAATGCATGGAAAGAATGTTGGGTTATGAAGAGAGATTTAAAGTGGATGTTCAGTTAGATTCATATGGCCACTTGAGAGGGGATTTTGGAAGTCAGTTAGCTATGGATTCTAAGAAAGTACGATCTCCGACAGATTGGTGGATACGTTTTGGAGGCAGTCTCGGATTGGGATTTTGAGGAGGTGTGGCATATTGGTGAGGTACGGGaggatttttttggttttgtgtgttctggggaggtgctgggtttctGATGTTTTGTTAGTTGACGTCAGAGACGTTCAGGGTAAGGCAAAGGTTTGCCAAGTTCTGGAcatgctcaagttccccttgTAACACCAATATCTTATGTTCCAACCATAAAACCAAGTCATTCTGTGCCGGAGTGCTTCGACCATCTAGAGTTTCGACATTCTCTTCATGCATAGCATTGTCGTTCCTGATATTGCTTGTGTTATGCATTCTGGCTTTTCATTTGCTTTTAGGatcacttggaggaggaggaggtagaggacctctagatctggtatgatatgctgatgatgccagtatgtacGGACCAGCCTTAGGGGATGGAAtaagcaaataaagaaaagaagaaaaacaaaaaggcaaacaagtcagtaaggagtATTAAAAGGATATTTGGGGTTTTTAAACACGTATTGAGGAATTATAAATTCACAttctaatttggggacctcattgtacccgaggtaggcctaagagaCACATAAATTTGGAGAAACCCGATGCCAGTAACTGCATCACTTCATTAATATGATAAATGAACCATTACAATAATCATAAAGAGTCACTAATGGTATTTGCCGTATTACAACCAAAGCCTAAAACGagtctagaaagcaagtaaagcataattcctaatctatttggtccaaGAGGTACCTTCTCCATGCTTGGCCTTCTTTGCCCCATCGATCAGATTCCTTAGGTCGCGCATGTCCAATAGAAGACATGCCCTTGCTAAGAGCCCTCCTTCATTTCCATCCATGTTTTGACAGCCTGCAACCCtgtttctcatcttcccttcAAGCTACATCAACCCCTGCTCTAAATATTCCAACCTCTCTATCGACTTAGTAGCGATTTCTCTCCACTCGTTCATTGCTTCCATGTCCGTTGTATGTTATTCCAAATGCTTGGCTTCAGACTCGAAGACCCTTTTACGCAACATCCTATATTGGACTATGCTTCAGCAACGTCATCTATAACCCTATTTTTTAGAATAATCCCTAGATTGACACCCCCCACTATATTATCTACCAACCATGATGGATAGAAGTCCACATGGCCGGCATGATACTGATCTGACTCGATGGTATCTTTCTCCACAATGACCTTTTgatgccacatgtgttgtgccTCAAACTTAAATAGAATGGCGTTCCCTTGGAAGTTTGCCTTGTACTGAACCATTTTGAAAACTCGTGGTATAACATGCTTTCTCccagcttgtctcataactcTGATAGGAGCATAAGAATAAATCCCCCTTAATCCGATTAACACTAGATGAAGAGTATCTCTTGACCTGATAATGAATTCACTGTTTGGGAACCACTTGAACATCCAATGTACTTTGTCATCAGTCAGATTGCTGAAGACGTGTGCCTAGATCATAGCATTTTCCAATTGCACAAACTTGTTTGGGATACAAATCTTTCTCTTCGGTTGGGTGATAGGCTATGTGGTCATTTCATAGTCGTCGCGAAAATTCTTGACAATATTCTCCCATATGAAGGTGTTCCAACAACCATACTTGCAACAATagattacaaccctcgaaatgcctATACCCCTTCTTGCAACGGTCTAAAGCCCGGTAATATCAACCAAAATCATAGGGACTATGGTGTAAGTTTTCCCCTCAATCCCCTCCATTAAATCCTTAGTGACCATAGCTAGGCGAGTGTGGATCCTTTCTCCTTGTATTGGAAATACCGGCATCCCCAGAAAATAAACAATGAACACAAAAACTCAACGGCGAGTCAAACTCAAATAAGTGATGGCGAACTCATCATGGTAAAGGCGGTCTGACTTACTGTGTTCATAACGCTCATATAGGAAGTTGAATGGTATATGAGACTTCTTCAAACAgactaaatcatcatttttcctGAAACCCATCATTTTCAAGAAACCTCGAGGAGTGTGATTTTTCGGTACCAACAAACCAGGACTATCCCACAAGAGCCCAGTGAAACCTCCTATTTCTTCcaaaaggggagtcatttctatgtcaccaaaaCGGAAAACAACTCTCTTCTCATCCCAGAACATAGTAGCGGCCTCAATTAGTGGGTTATTTGGCTGAATGTCTAACATAAAGAGTAAATTCCCGAGGACTCTTTTCATATGGTTTTTGTCACTTGGTGCGAGGTTTTCCCACCAATCCAGCAGCAAAGATGGGATATTCCGAACCATGCCAAATCTggagacttcgtgcctcatttctgcaaaacaaatagagttatccctttccccctccagatttGGCTATTTACACGATAATGATCAGCATATTGGCACGGtttctccaaataatgcacagATCGTGATTGTGTCCATTGGGACTATGGAAATCACGACGTACTTTGGACAAGGCTTTGTCTTAGCGAGTTATTACACGGACAACGTTCTAACTCATACTAGGTTTGGATTATTAGAGTGGGGTTTCTACAAGAGTTTAGACTGGTactctcaagtggacaacttgagaggtaaaggcacagaactgtcgactgcaccgctgatcgactagttttaccgaaAATAAGTCttttcaaatttaaagggtgatttagAAAGAACGCAGACACTCATCAAGTGCCGCTATGGTattaattacgcacgagtggaatatgatgtagaGCATGCTTTCTGCAAATATAAAACAACACATTGTCAAATACGTTTGCATGTTGAAAGAAGTAAATGCAGTTTTGAGTGAAATGtaaatacaaagaaagaaaaacaaggaagaAGTTAGTTTGCGCAATATGGAAATTGTAATAAAGTAGATAAGGGAGTGAGGGTAGGGAGAGACATGATGTAGCAATTCTTAAAAATGTTTGAAGGAAAGCGCATGTTTTAACCAAATTTAGCAGAGATTTGCATGTAACaacaaatataataaaaacacaCTTATCAGAGAAGACTAATTCATATAGACCAAGTTCacttatggtaagagcctaaaaatccccagcagagttgccatggtgtcgcgcccctttttctcgtgaaattgggtttcgacacgtgacaactcttttaagggaGGGTGTTACAAgagagagtcaccacctaatgggTTTGAGGTGCGCTAAGGAACCTATTTTGCAgataactctgtttgactagttTGCGTCActaaagatcgggtaagggcttgaaattacctcgaagagaaggtgttaggcactcttt contains:
- the LOC104245060 gene encoding uncharacterized protein; this translates as MQSVSAYISSSSLETSLASTHRNNPSGTINRLKQHLAGTHKGIKPCPTVPDEVANECKKALLKLQKVKTLQNATLEEMRAVASGNGMGNESGTSPSRPNSHPKARGPIDDYVSAQTSQATLNSKWKKEERKEVCQRIGRFFFSSGIPFNVANDSYYLPMFEGVANYGPSFVPPSMHELRTWILKDEVTNINKMLDGHKKSWKHYGCSIMSDSWTDGRSRCFINFLINSPANTFFLISIDASDSIKSGEMLELHLNKIIDEVREENVVQIITDNGSNFVNAGKRIMETRSHVYWTPCAAHCIDLLLEDIGKLTLHQETLKKAKEAMRFIYGHTWVLDLMRSFTNNHELLRPAVTRFATAYLTLQSIQKQKQALRSMFSSKAWNKSTWAKKHEGVKTRATILFDQNFWPYIAYCVKRVTPLVSVLREVDSEEKSCMGYMYDLMNRAKEKIAINCGSNQIKYGPIWKRIDDRWNNQLHSPLHAAGYYLNPRLRFDERFSNNYEIKQGLFQCMERMLGYEERFKVDVQLDSYGHLRGDFGSQLAMDSKKVRSPTDWWIRFGGSLGLGF